One segment of Dolichospermum sp. DET69 DNA contains the following:
- a CDS encoding class I SAM-dependent methyltransferase has translation MATIFRNLSYRYQWLYDGISRLAAVSVGGEVRFRQLALQNLKLQSDPHILDLCCGSGQVTRFLVNLSENVTGLDASSLSLQRAKKNVTNAMYVEAFAEDMPFADNSFDVVHTSAALHEMQPEQLRKIIAEVYRVLKPGGVFTLVDFHTPTNPIFWPGLAVFFWLFETETAWELLKTDLPGLLRENGFDVQSPILYAGGSLQVIQGKKLF, from the coding sequence ATGGCAACAATTTTTAGAAATTTGAGTTACAGATATCAATGGCTATATGATGGTATTTCTCGGTTAGCGGCTGTGAGTGTAGGTGGTGAAGTCCGGTTTCGTCAATTGGCTTTACAAAATTTAAAACTACAATCAGATCCTCATATTTTAGATTTATGTTGTGGTAGTGGTCAAGTTACTAGATTTCTGGTAAATCTTTCAGAAAATGTCACGGGCTTGGATGCTTCGAGCTTATCTCTACAGCGAGCAAAGAAGAATGTAACAAATGCTATGTATGTAGAAGCGTTTGCTGAGGATATGCCTTTTGCAGATAATTCATTTGATGTTGTCCATACTAGCGCAGCTTTACATGAAATGCAGCCGGAACAACTACGAAAAATCATTGCAGAGGTTTATCGGGTGTTAAAACCGGGGGGAGTGTTTACTTTGGTGGATTTTCACACTCCCACAAATCCGATATTTTGGCCGGGGTTGGCGGTATTTTTCTGGTTGTTTGAAACCGAGACGGCTTGGGAATTGTTGAAAACGGATTTACCTGGTTTGTTAAGAGAAAATGGTTTTGATGTTCAGTCACCTATTTTATATGCTGGTGGGAGTTTGCAGGTAATTCAGGGGAAGAAACTTTTTTAA